From Virgibacillus ihumii, the proteins below share one genomic window:
- a CDS encoding metal ABC transporter permease yields the protein MLADFIQYDFLRHTFLTGLLIGIIAPLLGTFIVVRRLSLIADALSHVTLAGIAFGLLIEKKVAAGIITPLYSGMGFSVLGSILIEKLRSVYKAYEELAIPIILSGGVGLSVIFISLADGFNTELFNYLFGSVSAVSKTDFYSILGISIVIMIVIRIFYKELVTLSFDEEHAVVSGLHSKQIHLLFIVMTALVIAASIRVVGVLLVSALMTLPVAASMRLARGFKQMLILSIIFGELAVVLGLISGYYFSIPPGGTIVIISIIILLISIGMKRFSLKSKGESELE from the coding sequence ATGCTGGCCGATTTTATACAATACGATTTTTTACGCCATACTTTTTTGACCGGGCTCCTGATTGGCATTATTGCCCCGCTTCTGGGAACGTTCATCGTTGTCCGGCGCCTGTCATTGATTGCAGATGCATTATCTCACGTGACACTTGCCGGAATTGCCTTTGGCCTTTTAATTGAAAAAAAAGTTGCTGCAGGAATCATTACACCATTATACAGCGGAATGGGATTTTCTGTGCTCGGATCCATCCTTATTGAAAAACTCCGCAGTGTTTATAAAGCATACGAGGAACTGGCGATTCCAATTATCCTGTCGGGGGGCGTCGGACTGAGTGTGATTTTCATTTCACTCGCAGACGGTTTCAACACCGAGTTGTTTAATTACCTGTTCGGCTCTGTATCAGCGGTAAGCAAAACAGATTTTTATTCAATCCTTGGCATTTCCATCGTCATTATGATTGTTATCCGAATTTTTTATAAAGAACTTGTCACCCTGTCGTTTGATGAAGAGCATGCCGTTGTTTCAGGACTTCATTCCAAACAGATTCATTTGCTTTTTATTGTAATGACAGCACTTGTGATTGCCGCATCAATCCGGGTTGTCGGTGTTTTGCTTGTATCTGCACTGATGACATTGCCGGTTGCAGCAAGCATGCGGCTGGCACGGGGTTTTAAACAGATGCTTATTCTGTCCATTATTTTCGGTGAACTCGCTGTTGTCCTCGGATTGATCAGCGGCTATTATTTCAGCATCCCGCCTGGAGGTACAATTGTTATTATCTCCATTATTATTTTACTGATTTCCATTGGGATGAAACGATTTTCATTAAAATCTAAGGGAGAGAGTGAACTCGAATGA
- a CDS encoding Fur family transcriptional regulator has product MKLDEAIKQLKEKGYKTTAKRKDMLTFFVKADGYRTAKDLIQFMEPTYKGISFDTVYRNLHLFDEVGILETTVLNGEKQFQITCTHDHHHHFICKECGKTKEIAVCPMDEIQSELGNYAIEGHKFEIYGLCPMCQSA; this is encoded by the coding sequence ATGAAACTCGATGAAGCTATCAAACAATTGAAAGAAAAAGGCTATAAAACTACTGCTAAACGAAAAGATATGCTGACGTTTTTTGTGAAAGCTGATGGATACCGGACCGCCAAAGATCTGATTCAATTTATGGAACCGACATACAAAGGGATCAGCTTTGATACTGTCTACCGGAACCTGCACCTTTTTGATGAAGTCGGAATTCTGGAAACGACGGTTCTGAACGGTGAAAAACAATTCCAGATTACCTGTACACATGACCATCACCATCACTTCATCTGCAAGGAATGCGGCAAAACAAAAGAAATTGCTGTCTGCCCTATGGATGAGATCCAAAGCGAACTGGGGAATTATGCTATTGAAGGGCATAAATTTGAAATTTACGGGTTATGTCCGATGTGCCAGAGTGCCTGA
- a CDS encoding BCCT family transporter codes for MKNKDTYKNPVFFISAIIVGLLVIIGAFMPERFGKVAQTLFDFTTVNFGWFYLLAVFIIILFLIGLSVSKYGKTRLGPSDSCPEYPFFTWIGMLFSAGFGVSLVFWSVAEPMSHFFVTPFPGIEPQSEEAARVAMGYSFFHWGISQWAVFAIAGLAIAFIQFRKKGSGLISVAIKPAIGKNRGVANAINILAVIATVMGVATTVGLSFIQLNGGLSSVFNIPNNIGVQLIIALIMLVCYLVSSGTGLDKGIKWLSNLNLGLALLIMLIVFLLGPTVFILNSFVLGIGDYITNFVQYSLRLTPYTSGDWVYQWTIFYWAWAIAWSPFVGAFVARVSRGRTIREFVAGVMVVPPAIACVWIAVFGGTALYSDLNNGTQIAEAVNEDVTVALFEALGVVPFTDILSIISILLIFTFMVTSADSATYILGTMTSKGSLNPALITKIIWGVLITAIALVLLFTGGLNALQTASLTAALPFTVILLIMIISIWKSIKAEYKPKDNKRSS; via the coding sequence ATGAAGAATAAAGATACTTATAAAAATCCAGTATTTTTTATTTCAGCAATTATTGTTGGCTTGTTAGTTATCATTGGGGCTTTTATGCCAGAGCGGTTTGGCAAAGTAGCACAAACACTTTTTGATTTTACAACGGTAAACTTTGGATGGTTTTATTTACTGGCTGTATTTATTATTATTCTGTTCCTGATTGGACTTTCCGTAAGTAAATATGGAAAGACGCGATTAGGGCCTTCTGATTCATGCCCGGAATACCCATTTTTTACATGGATTGGCATGTTGTTCTCGGCAGGTTTTGGCGTATCTCTTGTTTTCTGGAGTGTCGCAGAACCGATGAGTCATTTTTTTGTAACACCATTTCCGGGTATTGAGCCTCAGTCAGAGGAAGCAGCCAGGGTGGCAATGGGTTACTCCTTTTTCCACTGGGGGATCAGCCAGTGGGCGGTTTTTGCGATTGCCGGGCTGGCTATCGCTTTTATTCAATTCAGAAAAAAGGGGAGTGGCTTGATTTCTGTTGCAATCAAACCCGCTATCGGGAAAAACAGGGGGGTAGCGAATGCGATTAATATATTGGCTGTAATTGCTACAGTCATGGGTGTTGCGACAACGGTCGGATTATCGTTTATCCAGCTAAATGGAGGGTTGTCATCCGTATTTAATATTCCAAATAACATTGGAGTCCAGCTCATAATAGCTTTAATCATGCTGGTTTGCTATTTAGTTTCTTCTGGTACAGGATTGGATAAAGGAATAAAGTGGCTGAGCAACTTAAATTTAGGACTCGCTCTACTCATTATGTTAATTGTATTTTTACTGGGACCAACGGTATTTATTTTAAATTCTTTTGTGCTCGGTATAGGCGACTATATAACAAATTTTGTTCAGTACAGCCTGCGCTTGACACCATATACAAGTGGCGATTGGGTATACCAATGGACGATATTCTATTGGGCATGGGCCATCGCTTGGTCTCCATTTGTAGGAGCATTTGTAGCACGGGTTTCCAGAGGCCGAACTATACGTGAATTTGTCGCAGGTGTGATGGTTGTACCACCAGCTATTGCCTGTGTTTGGATTGCCGTATTTGGCGGAACCGCATTGTACAGTGATTTAAATAATGGAACGCAGATTGCAGAGGCTGTTAATGAAGATGTAACAGTTGCCTTATTTGAAGCATTGGGAGTAGTGCCTTTTACAGACATCTTATCGATTATCTCAATTTTGCTGATTTTTACATTCATGGTAACTTCCGCTGACTCTGCAACTTATATTTTAGGTACCATGACATCCAAAGGAAGTTTGAATCCAGCACTGATAACCAAAATAATATGGGGTGTTCTTATTACAGCAATTGCCCTTGTATTATTATTTACAGGGGGATTAAATGCTTTGCAAACAGCTTCATTGACAGCTGCTTTGCCATTTACAGTCATTCTTCTGATTATGATTATATCGATATGGAAATCAATAAAAGCGGAATACAAACCGAAAGATAATAAGAGAAGCAGTTAA
- a CDS encoding TIGR00341 family protein gives MELQMIEVYAPNNFDYKKELITNFSSISHWTYPAKNNQTLIRILVKKEDSENILNYLEKLAQQKNHEFDAVLYTIKAYIPSRLNEKNIPDDGKEEFERASKHELYSVVKTSGEFNTSFSWFTIFAALVAAVGIIQNSPTLVLGANVIDPSFRPIIGTAFSCVIGEGKLAKKTIVTALYAIFIPIVIAGLFGYFFPLPTDSGEFIAQTNVHMLDVLVAISAGGAGALSFVKRSKGQLVGVMVSLAVLPTAVVFGMMAGAARWEDALTPLLLLLINVNAILLSAIVVFWISGIKPVNWKDIKDANTSRLNALLFTSIIGITLVITVILI, from the coding sequence ATGGAGCTTCAGATGATTGAGGTTTATGCACCAAATAATTTTGACTATAAAAAGGAACTGATTACAAACTTTTCCTCCATCTCCCATTGGACTTACCCTGCCAAAAATAACCAAACATTAATACGAATTCTTGTAAAAAAAGAGGATTCCGAAAACATACTGAACTATCTGGAAAAGCTGGCGCAGCAGAAAAATCATGAATTTGACGCTGTACTTTACACCATAAAAGCTTACATCCCAAGCAGGCTTAATGAAAAAAATATCCCTGATGATGGTAAAGAAGAATTTGAGCGGGCCAGTAAACATGAGTTATATTCCGTTGTTAAGACATCAGGAGAATTTAACACAAGTTTTTCCTGGTTCACTATTTTTGCAGCGCTTGTTGCTGCAGTTGGCATTATACAAAACAGCCCTACCCTGGTACTTGGCGCAAATGTAATTGATCCGTCGTTCAGACCAATCATCGGAACCGCCTTTTCTTGTGTAATAGGTGAAGGGAAATTAGCTAAGAAAACTATTGTCACTGCCTTGTATGCAATCTTTATTCCCATCGTAATCGCTGGGTTGTTCGGATATTTTTTTCCACTTCCAACCGATAGTGGTGAATTTATTGCGCAAACAAACGTCCATATGCTAGATGTACTGGTTGCAATTTCCGCTGGTGGCGCAGGAGCATTATCATTTGTTAAAAGGTCAAAGGGGCAATTAGTTGGTGTGATGGTTTCCCTGGCTGTCCTGCCAACAGCAGTTGTATTCGGTATGATGGCTGGTGCAGCAAGGTGGGAAGATGCCCTGACCCCATTGCTGCTCCTGCTAATCAATGTAAACGCCATTCTTTTATCAGCCATTGTTGTCTTCTGGATAAGCGGTATAAAGCCCGTGAACTGGAAGGACATTAAGGACGCGAACACATCACGACTTAATGCCCTTCTGTTCACCAGTATTATTGGGATTACACTAGTCATAACGGTTATCCTGATTTAA
- a CDS encoding SH3 domain-containing protein encodes MSKGKSATLGVIIFSLTALILVITINANEKKKHLEAKLHSPMDNLAKEKSIVFKVDDKEKTKKTTLGNKQKSETYVTKYIAVSELNVWSGPGVDHEVIGILSLNETIKVAMENTINGWVKVNGTNIQGYVNGNYLSGEKTKVVSNAPRDSNTNNHDEENNGTQSEDSNQQKDSTQKDTNIQKERDRTNNNSNEPKPTVPNNDAQKLNTIDANNQLILVTTNGYGTSSATVQTFERNSQGAWARILSIPGHIGKNGFAVNKVEGDGKSPTGKYSIGFAFGRSGNPGTKLPFRAITSDHVWVNDSNSSLYNTWQSRQETKQQWNSAENMDIPAYTYGFVINYNTQQTPGAGSAIFFHISNSYTLGCTGVSKNNVVKILQWLDPAKNPVIIQTPESELASY; translated from the coding sequence ATGTCCAAGGGAAAGTCCGCCACGCTGGGAGTCATTATCTTTTCACTGACAGCACTTATTTTGGTTATAACTATAAATGCAAATGAGAAGAAAAAACACCTTGAAGCAAAATTACATAGTCCCATGGATAATCTGGCAAAAGAAAAATCGATAGTGTTCAAAGTTGACGACAAAGAAAAAACCAAAAAAACGACACTGGGAAACAAGCAAAAATCTGAAACCTATGTTACCAAGTACATAGCAGTTTCTGAACTGAATGTCTGGAGCGGGCCGGGTGTTGACCATGAGGTGATTGGTATTTTGAGTCTAAACGAAACTATTAAAGTGGCGATGGAAAACACAATCAATGGGTGGGTGAAAGTAAATGGTACAAACATCCAAGGCTATGTAAATGGAAACTATCTTTCCGGTGAGAAAACCAAAGTTGTTTCTAATGCCCCCAGAGACAGCAATACTAACAATCACGATGAAGAAAATAATGGCACCCAAAGTGAAGATTCAAACCAGCAAAAGGATTCAACACAAAAGGACACAAATATTCAGAAAGAGCGGGACCGAACGAATAATAATTCCAATGAACCGAAACCAACTGTTCCAAACAACGACGCACAAAAGCTTAACACCATTGATGCAAACAACCAATTAATTTTAGTGACAACCAATGGTTATGGAACGAGTTCGGCAACCGTTCAGACTTTTGAACGGAACTCACAGGGAGCTTGGGCGCGTATACTGTCGATACCAGGACACATCGGTAAAAATGGGTTTGCTGTAAATAAAGTGGAAGGTGACGGAAAAAGCCCAACAGGCAAGTACTCCATTGGCTTTGCCTTTGGACGAAGCGGGAATCCGGGTACAAAACTTCCATTTCGGGCAATAACATCTGACCATGTTTGGGTCAATGACTCGAATTCTTCGTTATACAATACATGGCAATCAAGACAGGAAACTAAGCAGCAGTGGAATAGTGCAGAAAACATGGACATTCCGGCATACACGTATGGTTTTGTCATAAATTACAATACACAACAAACACCAGGTGCCGGGAGCGCTATTTTCTTTCATATTTCAAACAGTTATACACTTGGATGTACGGGGGTTTCAAAGAACAATGTCGTAAAAATTTTGCAGTGGCTTGATCCAGCCAAAAACCCGGTAATTATTCAGACACCGGAAAGTGAACTGGCAAGTTATTGA
- a CDS encoding VLRF1 family aeRF1-type release factor, with product MELIEQIKQLENVKKDGTNKVLSMYLNTDPSDPEQQAGEWKIHFKNGLRNFESYLEQSDDKEELKNFQLVKQKAEKYIHSNEQHLQRGVILFASADESVWYATRVQMRLKTEFYWEETPQLEQLKKLHDEFPKSGIILVQQDQIKVMETALNEILDTSYYQFDLDTDHWRQFTGPHKADASMGSGGKSSQQDEFKERYQANRQRWYKKIAPKMDKLAKDHDWEKIYVIGESDGSHELEEQMNKPANQIIHKNMLDHEETEVLQTVFG from the coding sequence ATGGAATTGATTGAACAGATTAAGCAACTGGAAAATGTAAAAAAAGACGGTACAAATAAAGTATTATCAATGTATTTGAACACAGATCCATCTGATCCGGAGCAGCAAGCTGGTGAGTGGAAAATTCATTTTAAGAACGGGTTACGGAATTTTGAAAGTTATCTGGAACAATCCGATGATAAGGAAGAACTGAAAAACTTTCAACTTGTTAAGCAGAAAGCGGAAAAATATATTCATTCGAATGAACAGCATCTGCAAAGAGGGGTCATTTTGTTTGCCTCTGCTGATGAAAGTGTATGGTATGCAACCCGGGTTCAAATGCGGTTAAAAACAGAATTTTACTGGGAGGAAACACCACAGCTCGAGCAGTTGAAAAAACTTCATGATGAATTTCCGAAGTCCGGTATTATTTTGGTGCAGCAGGATCAGATTAAAGTGATGGAAACAGCGTTAAATGAAATTTTGGATACGTCCTATTATCAATTCGATTTGGATACAGACCATTGGCGTCAGTTTACCGGACCGCATAAAGCGGATGCATCAATGGGGTCTGGTGGTAAAAGTTCACAGCAGGACGAATTTAAAGAACGCTATCAGGCCAATAGGCAACGCTGGTATAAAAAAATCGCTCCAAAAATGGATAAGTTGGCGAAAGATCATGACTGGGAAAAAATATATGTTATCGGTGAATCAGACGGATCTCATGAACTGGAAGAACAGATGAATAAACCAGCAAACCAGATCATTCATAAGAATATGCTCGATCATGAGGAAACGGAAGTTTTGCAAACGGTATTTGGTTAA
- a CDS encoding DMT family transporter, whose amino-acid sequence MSWVFLLIAGAGEIVGVMGINKINNEKSINSFVWLLGGFISSFIFLSIAMQTIPMSTAYAVWTGIGTVGSALAGIIFYKESTDWRRVLFISMVLSAAVGLKLIS is encoded by the coding sequence ATGAGTTGGGTATTTCTACTAATCGCAGGAGCCGGTGAAATTGTCGGTGTAATGGGGATAAATAAAATAAATAATGAAAAAAGTATCAATTCGTTTGTTTGGCTGCTGGGTGGTTTTATAAGCAGTTTTATTTTCCTGAGTATTGCCATGCAAACTATCCCGATGAGCACTGCATATGCGGTTTGGACAGGGATTGGAACAGTTGGCAGCGCACTTGCAGGAATTATTTTCTATAAGGAATCCACCGATTGGCGCAGGGTGCTGTTCATCAGTATGGTTCTGTCAGCCGCAGTAGGATTAAAGCTCATCTCCTAG
- a CDS encoding DMT family transporter, which produces MNKSWNIVFLAGLFEIGWVVGLKHAYNVGTWLLTAFAIYFSMHLLIIASRKLPVGTAYAVFAGMGTVGTTILGFTIFGEPFSLAKTILIAILLTGVVGLKMITSEEQGEHAI; this is translated from the coding sequence ATGAACAAAAGCTGGAACATTGTATTTTTGGCAGGGTTATTTGAAATTGGCTGGGTAGTTGGATTAAAACATGCTTATAATGTTGGAACCTGGCTTTTAACAGCATTTGCGATTTATTTTAGTATGCATTTGCTAATAATTGCTTCAAGAAAATTGCCGGTTGGAACTGCATATGCAGTTTTCGCCGGAATGGGAACAGTAGGGACGACAATCCTGGGCTTTACGATTTTTGGTGAACCCTTCAGCCTGGCAAAAACTATCCTGATTGCAATTCTGTTAACAGGAGTTGTCGGGTTAAAAATGATTACGTCTGAAGAGCAAGGGGAGCACGCAATATGA
- a CDS encoding YitT family protein, whose amino-acid sequence MLNKIISTLFGSCLIAIGINCFVIPHHLVDGGIIGLGLIAKYTFGLKPGLTIIILSLPLYIYAWFHFRTYFYNGMHGLLVSSCLIDYFHPLSTLNTVPILISALTGGVVIGAGIGIMLYTKISTGGTDLLALMISKSTSLNVGMVILFIDGLVILIGSTVIKETTIFYSSLMVGVIGLTTSVITKKSS is encoded by the coding sequence ATGTTAAATAAAATAATTTCAACACTATTTGGCAGCTGCCTGATTGCGATTGGGATTAATTGCTTTGTTATCCCGCACCATTTAGTGGATGGCGGTATTATCGGACTTGGTTTAATCGCCAAATATACATTCGGGCTCAAGCCTGGTTTAACCATTATTATCCTTAGCCTGCCACTATACATCTATGCCTGGTTTCATTTTCGCACCTATTTTTATAATGGGATGCATGGTCTGCTGGTTTCATCGTGTCTTATTGATTATTTTCACCCATTATCCACGTTGAATACAGTACCTATTCTGATTAGTGCGTTGACTGGAGGAGTCGTGATCGGGGCAGGCATTGGAATTATGCTGTACACAAAGATTAGCACGGGGGGGACTGACCTCCTTGCTTTAATGATTTCAAAAAGTACTTCACTCAACGTTGGGATGGTTATTCTTTTCATTGATGGCCTCGTCATTTTGATAGGGTCAACCGTTATTAAGGAAACAACTATTTTTTATTCCAGTCTGATGGTTGGTGTTATTGGATTGACCACATCCGTCATTACGAAAAAAAGCAGCTGA
- a CDS encoding NlpC/P60 family protein — MKKTISTIATAGVVVFGSAIFGTTVYAETPSNLQEVQSERSDIKEDLSKAESKIADVMVELEELNEKIKKVENALKQNKQKMNETKAKISDTKKEVAAFEKEIKELEEDIEKRYEILKDRIKSYQRSGGDVSFLEVVFGSESFSDLISRVSAVSKIAEADEKLMERQKEDKAKLEKKQDKVEKKLNNLKDMKAELEFTQKTILSQKEQVEADKKKLKNKEEDLRQMKAELENKDDSLASVEQEIRERQARETSARSNNTGSASDSNSSGASASSSSDGGDLTQLSSNSSNVSSGSFSSAIAAGYTVTGTPYVMGGKTPAGFDCSGFVSWAFAQAGVSIPSSTSALQSVGTKVSYSNAQPGDLIFFNTYKTNGHVGIYLGNGKFLGSQSSTGVAVASVNNVYWSKHFSGHVRRIQ; from the coding sequence TTGAAGAAAACAATTAGTACAATTGCCACTGCAGGTGTGGTTGTCTTTGGCAGTGCAATTTTTGGAACAACCGTTTACGCTGAAACACCAAGTAATTTACAGGAAGTACAATCCGAACGGTCAGATATAAAAGAAGATTTGTCGAAAGCTGAGTCTAAAATTGCCGATGTAATGGTAGAGTTGGAAGAATTAAATGAAAAGATTAAGAAGGTTGAAAATGCACTAAAGCAAAATAAACAAAAAATGAATGAAACGAAAGCTAAAATTTCCGATACAAAAAAGGAAGTTGCTGCTTTTGAAAAAGAAATAAAGGAATTGGAAGAAGATATTGAAAAACGTTATGAAATATTGAAAGACAGAATCAAATCATATCAGCGGAGCGGCGGAGATGTCAGCTTTCTGGAAGTTGTTTTCGGTTCTGAAAGCTTCAGTGATTTGATCAGCCGGGTTTCTGCAGTTTCAAAAATTGCCGAAGCAGATGAAAAGCTGATGGAACGTCAGAAGGAAGATAAGGCAAAGCTTGAAAAGAAACAGGACAAGGTTGAGAAAAAGCTGAATAATTTAAAAGATATGAAGGCAGAGCTTGAATTTACACAGAAAACGATTTTATCACAAAAAGAACAAGTGGAAGCTGACAAGAAAAAATTGAAGAATAAAGAAGAAGATTTACGCCAGATGAAAGCAGAACTGGAAAATAAGGATGACAGTCTTGCTTCAGTTGAACAGGAAATCCGCGAGCGTCAGGCACGTGAAACTTCAGCCCGTAGTAATAACACGGGTTCAGCGTCAGACAGCAATAGTTCTGGTGCGTCAGCGAGTTCTTCAAGTGATGGTGGTGACTTAACACAATTAAGCAGCAACTCATCCAATGTCTCGTCGGGAAGCTTTAGTTCAGCAATTGCGGCCGGGTACACTGTAACAGGAACTCCATATGTAATGGGAGGAAAAACACCTGCAGGATTTGACTGCTCCGGATTTGTGTCATGGGCATTTGCGCAGGCTGGCGTATCCATTCCATCAAGTACATCAGCATTACAGTCTGTTGGAACCAAAGTTTCATACAGTAATGCACAGCCTGGGGATCTTATCTTCTTCAACACGTATAAAACAAATGGACATGTTGGAATCTACTTGGGTAACGGTAAATTTCTCGGTTCGCAAAGCAGTACGGGCGTAGCAGTTGCCAGTGTGAACAATGTTTATTGGAGCAAACACTTCAGCGGTCACGTCCGCCGTATTCAATAA
- the corA gene encoding magnesium/cobalt transporter CorA: protein MLNSIELSFSLIERPNSPIGITDKASPSTVYPRTILTIFGLIKEGLGKSKYHERKDNDMMRIVAQTDDNSIVHNLEIKDLNKQNFSWVWVDLEAPSQDEIMLLESYFHFHPLAVEDCMHDLQRPKMDYYDNHSFFVIHAVDKEDLSKKEIDIFLEDNRIVTYHKHASGSVDAAFRLVERTKKKDMLDEYFVFHQLLDNVVDKYFPIVYDIEDHINEIEENTKRLSMEQLLEHLFDRRGELLKLRQTVHPMRDLLYRMLNTHKLEGIHDRREYFVDIHDHLIKVADMIASNREMTQDIRDSYLSLNAHQTNRTMQILTVISVIFMPLTFIVGVYGMNFVYMPELDNKYGYFIVWFVMLAISGLMFFWFKKKGWFD from the coding sequence TTGTTGAATTCGATAGAACTGTCTTTTTCACTGATAGAACGGCCGAATTCGCCGATAGGAATCACTGACAAAGCTTCACCTTCTACAGTTTATCCCAGAACTATATTAACGATTTTTGGTTTAATCAAAGAAGGATTGGGAAAAAGTAAGTATCATGAAAGAAAGGATAATGACATGATGCGTATTGTGGCACAGACAGATGACAACAGTATCGTTCATAATTTGGAAATAAAAGACCTGAATAAACAAAACTTTTCCTGGGTCTGGGTTGATTTAGAAGCACCATCCCAGGATGAAATTATGTTACTGGAGTCATATTTTCATTTCCATCCGCTGGCGGTGGAAGATTGTATGCATGATCTGCAACGGCCAAAAATGGATTATTACGATAATCATTCTTTTTTTGTGATTCATGCGGTTGATAAAGAGGATTTGTCCAAAAAAGAAATTGATATTTTTCTTGAAGATAACAGGATCGTAACGTATCATAAACACGCTTCGGGATCGGTTGATGCTGCATTTCGTCTGGTGGAGCGGACGAAGAAAAAGGATATGCTGGATGAATATTTCGTGTTTCATCAGTTATTGGACAATGTTGTCGACAAATATTTCCCTATTGTTTATGACATTGAGGATCATATAAATGAAATTGAGGAGAATACCAAACGTTTATCGATGGAGCAATTGCTTGAACATTTGTTTGACCGTCGGGGTGAATTGCTGAAGTTGCGGCAGACAGTTCATCCGATGCGTGATCTTTTATATCGTATGCTGAACACGCACAAACTGGAGGGGATTCATGACCGGCGGGAATATTTTGTAGATATCCACGACCATTTGATCAAAGTTGCCGACATGATTGCTTCAAACCGGGAAATGACACAGGATATTCGGGACAGCTATTTATCATTAAATGCGCACCAGACAAATCGAACGATGCAGATTTTGACAGTCATTTCGGTTATTTTTATGCCATTGACGTTTATTGTCGGAGTATATGGAATGAACTTCGTGTATATGCCGGAATTGGACAATAAATATGGGTACTTTATCGTATGGTTTGTGATGCTGGCGATCAGCGGATTGATGTTTTTCTGGTTTAAAAAAAAGGGATGGTTTGATTAA